The following proteins are encoded in a genomic region of Corylus avellana chromosome ca4, CavTom2PMs-1.0:
- the LOC132177257 gene encoding F-box protein CPR1-like yields the protein MRQENNDLAPLILWNPAIRMSMTLPQPSCIDVPIYNYYCVYGFGFDHITNDYKVLRMVFHAYKSFLLRAELYKLRTGSWETVGGVDNFQYVAYRGRQALVNGASHWIGCHKSYMPIESRDFSEFVVVLFHMCHEEFRVMKLPDRLSNFRSDDAILKVSDGLLSLFIKHRHASLSCNIWLMKEYGVVESWSKQYTLDLEGWCFERMYSFRNNKKILGTEREKPFLYDPETDIFTSLGNLRMKDDGFFFTTSTFVESLVLLNQVNALQTCQTCLKKAGDATQRKERKRIEKEDMQKDG from the coding sequence ATGCGCCAAGAAAACAATGATTTGGCGCCCCTAATTCTTTGGAACCCTGCGATTAGAATGTCTATGACTCTCCCTCAACCTTCTTGCATTGATGTACCCATCTACAACTATTACTGTGTTTACGGGTTTGGTTTTGACCATATAACTAATGATTACAAGGTACTGAGAATGGTGTTTCATGCGTACAAATCTTTTTTGCTTCGGGCAGAGCTTTACAAACTCCGCACAGGTTCTTGGGAGACTGTTGGGGGTGTCGACAATTTTCAGTATGTTGCATATAGAGGTAGGCAGGCTTTAGTGAATGGAGCAAGTCACTGGATTGGgtgtcataaaagttatatgcCGATTGAATCTCGTGACTTTTCTGAATTTGTGGTTGTGTTGTTTCATATGTGTCACGAAGAATTCCGAGTGATGAAGCTTCCAGATCGTTTAAGTAATTTTCGGTCTGATGATGCTATTCTTAAGGTTTCTGATGGAttgctttctttatttataaagcatagACATGCTTCCTTGAGTTGCAACATTTGGTTGATGAAGGAATATGGCGTAGTAGAGTCTTGGAGTAAACAATATACTCTTGATTTAGAGGGTTGGTGCTTTGAGCGGATGTACTCTTTTAGGAACAACAAAAAGATTTTGGGAACAGAGCGAGAAAAGCCATTCTTATATGATCCCGAGACAGACATATTCACCAGTCTTGGAAATCTAAGAATGAAAGacgatggatttttttttaccacGAGTACTTTCGTTGAAAGTCTTGTTTTACTTAATCAAGTAAATGCTTTACAAACATGTCAGACTTGTTTAAAGAAGGCCGGTGATGCGactcaaagaaaagaaaggaaaagaatagaAAAGGAAGACATGCAAAAAGATGGCTAA